Proteins found in one Hevea brasiliensis isolate MT/VB/25A 57/8 chromosome 18, ASM3005281v1, whole genome shotgun sequence genomic segment:
- the LOC110653892 gene encoding FACT complex subunit SSRP1, with translation MTDGHLFNNISLGGRGGTNPGQLKLHSGGILWKKLGGGKAVEVDKADVIGVTWMKVPRTNQLGVRIKDGLYYKFTGFRDQDLSNLFNFFQSNCGIAPEEKQLSVSGRNWGDVDLNGNMLTFLVGSKQAFEVSLADVSQMQLQGKNDVILEFHVDDTTGANEKDSLMEMSFHIPGNNTQFVGDENRPPAQVFRDKILSMADVDPGGEEAVVTFDGVAILTPRGRYNVELHLSFLRLQGQANDFKIQYSSVVRLFLLPKSNQPHTFVIVSLDPPIRKGQTLYPHIVLQFDTDNVVQNTLSINEDILNTKYKDKLEASYKGLIHDVFTTILRGLSGAKVTKPGKFRSCQDGYAVKSSLKAEDGLLYPLEKSFFFLPKPPTLILHEEIDYVEFERHAAGGSNMHYFDLLIRLKTEQEHLFRNIQRNEYHNLFDFISGKGLKIMNLGDMQTTNGVAAVLQNEDDDAVDPHLERIRNEAGDESDEEDEDFVADKDDEGSPTDDSGEEESDASESGLEKKKPMKKESTKEPSSSKGASKRRSKDGNEDASKKKKQKKKKDPNAPKKAMSGFMFFSQMERENVKRNNPGIAFGEVGKVLGDRWKQLSAEEKEPYEAKARADKKRYNDEVSGYRNPQSVNVDSGNESDRA, from the exons ATGACCGACGGTCACCTCTTCAACAATATCTCCCTCGGTGGCCGTGGAGGCACC AACCCTGGGCAGCTTAAGTTACATTCGGGGGGTATTCTATGGAAGAAACTGGGGGGTGGTAAAGCAGTTGAAGTTGATAAAGCTGATGTTATAGGAGTGACATGGATGAAGGTGCCAAGGACAAATCAACTTGGTGTTCGAATCAAAGATGGGTTGTACTACAAATTCACAGGATTCCGGGACCAG GACCTTTCAAACTTGTTCAATTTTTTCCAAAGCAATTGTGGAATAGCACCAGAAGAGAAGCAACTTTCAGTTAGTGGCCGTAACTGGggagatgttgatttaaatg GAAATATGCTTACCTTTCTGGTTGGTTCAAAGCAAGCATTTGAGGTATCTTTAGCAGATGTCTCACAAATGCAGTTGCAAGGAAAAAATGATGTCATATTGGAGTTCCACGTGGATGATACAACTGGAGCTAATGAG AAAGATTCATTGATGGAGATGAGTTTTCACATACCTGGTAACAACACCCAATTTGTTGGTGATGAAAACCGACCTCCTGCTCAG GTTTTCCGAGACAAAATTTTGTCAATGGCAGATGTTGATCCTGGTGGTGAAGAAGCTGTTGTTACATTTGATGGTGTTGCTATCCTGACACCAAG GGGTCGGTACAATGTTGAACTTCATCTGTCATTCTTGCGACTCCAAGGACAGGCCAATGATTTCAAAATTCAGTACAGCAGTGTTGTTCGCCTATTTTTGCTTCCAAAG tCTAACCAGCCACATACTTTTGTTATTGTTAGTCTTGACCCTCCTATCCGTAAGGGGCAAACTTTGTATCCACACATTGTGTTGCAG TTTGATACTGACAATGTGGTCCAAAACACTTTGTCAATTAATGAAGACATTTTGAACACAAAGTACAAGGACAAATTAGAAGCATCTTATAAG GGACTCATTCATGATGTTTTCACAACGATATTGCGGGGCTTGTCTGGTGCTAAAGTAACTAAGCCAGGAAAATTCCGTAGCTGTCAAGATGGTTATGCAGTGAAGTCATCACTGAAAGCTGAAGATGGCCTCCTATATCCACTTGAgaaaagcttcttcttcttgcccAAACCTCCAACTCTTATTCTTCATGAGGAG ATTGATTATGTTGAATTTGAGAGGCATGCAGCTGGTGGGTCAAATATGCATTACTTTGATCTTCTTATAAGACTCAAAACTGAGCAAGAGCATCTGTTCCGAAACATCCAGAGAAATGAATATCACAATCTTTTTGACTTCATCAG TGGGAAGGGTCTGAAGATTATGAACCTGGGTGATATGCAAACCACAAATGGAGTGGCTGCTGTTCTCCAGAATGAAGACGATGATGCTGTTGACCCACATCTTGAGCGCATTAGGAATGAAGCTGGAGATGAGAGTGATGAAGAG GATGAAGATTTTGTTGCTGACAAAGATGATGAAGGCTCTCCTACTGATGATTCTGGAGAGGAAGAATCTGATGCTAGTGAAAGTGGACTTGAGAAAAAG AAGCCCATGAAAAAGGAATCTACAAAAGAGCCCTCATCTTCTAAGGGAGCATCTAAGAGGAGATCCAAAGATGGAAATGAGGATGCATCCAAGAAGAaaaaacagaagaagaagaaggatccAAATGCACCAAAGAAGGCAATGTCTGGTTTCATGTTCTTCTCGCAAATGGAAAGAGAG AATGTGAAGAGAAATAATCCTGGAATTGCTTTTGGGGAGGTTGGAAAAGTTCTTGGAGACAGGTGGAAACAATTGTCAG CGGAGGAGAAAGAACCGTATGAAGCAAAGGCTCGAGCAGATAAAAAGCGATATAATGATGAAGTCAGTGGCTACAGGAACCCTCAGTCGGTGAACGTAGACTCAGGGAATGAATCTGATCGTGCATAG
- the LOC110653872 gene encoding probable pectate lyase 19: MEVATKLVLIFVFAFAAIIPLLEADTGYYNDEVWQKRKEEAKKNMMESYIPDPLLVAEELDAQVNQDDGKNGTVVDSDDDDMEDNNENEGFVDTATNSTADNHIDMGTENNNSSRRNLRQGKTLYKGPCHTTNPIDRCWRCRPNWDTRRKRLARCALGFGRRTTGGKAGEIYVVTDCTDDNVLEPKVGTLRHAVIQKEPLWIIFANDMNIKLSKELLVNNNKTIDGRGANVHIAYGAGITIQFVSNVIIHGLHIHHICAADGGMIRDSPDHFGIRTPSDGDGISIFGSTNIWIDHVSMSRCQDGLIDAIQGSTAITISNSHFTHHNDVILLGASDSFSGDQFMQVTVAFNHFGQGLVQRMPRCRWGFFHVVNNDYTHWQLYAIGGSMHPTIISQGNRFIAPDNLYLKEVTKRDYATEAEWRNWIWRSEGDLFMNGAYFVQSGQPNLKTRPNDEYMIHAMPGARATKMTRYAGALDCFPGQKC, encoded by the exons ATGGAGGTGGCTACTAAGTTGGTGTTGATCTTTGTGTTTGCTTTTGCTGCTATTATTCCATTGCTAGAAGCAGACACTGGTTACTACAATGATGAGGTCTGGCAGAAAAGAAAGGAGGAAGCTAAGAAAAATATGATGGAGTCTTATATACCAGACCCTTTACTAGTCGCAGAAGAATTAGACGCTCAAGTTAACCA GGACGATGGAAAAAATGGCACTGTGGTGGACTCTGATGATGATGATATGGAAGATAACAACGAGAATGAAGGCTTTGTTGATACCGCAACAAACAGCACTGCTGATAATCATATTGATATGGGGACAGAGAATAACAACAGCTCCAGGAGGAACCTGAGGCAAGGAAAGACCCTGTATAAAGGTCCATGCCACACAACCAACCCAATTGATCGTTGTTGGAGGTGCAGACCCAACTGGGACACACGCCGTAAACGTCTTGCAAGATGTGCCCTTGGTTTCGGCCGCAGAACCACTGGAGGAAAAGCTGGAGAAATTTACGTGGTCACTGATTGCACTGACGACAATGTTTTGGAGCCTAAGGTAGGGACTTTGCGCCATGCAGTGATCCAAAAGGAGCCATTGTGGATCATTTTTGCTAATGATATGAACATTAAGTTGTCAAAAGAGCTTCTCGTGAATAATAATAAGACCATTGATGGGCGGGGAGCTAATGTGCACATTGCTTATGGTGCTGGGATTACCATTCAATTTGTGAGTAATGTCATCATTCATGGACTGCATATCCACCATATTTGTGCTGCTGACGGTGGCATGATTAGGGATTCCCCTGACCATTTTGGAATCAGGACACCGAGTGATGGGGATGGCATTTCCATCTTTGGATCCACAAATATTTGGATTGATCATGTTTCTATGTCTAGGTGCCAGGATGGTCTCATTGATGCAATTCAGGGATCCACTGCAATTACCATTTCAAATTCCCATTTTACCCACCACAACGAT GTAATCTTGTTGGGTGCAAGCGACAGCTTCTCAGGTGATCAATTTATGCAAGTAACAGTTGCATTCAACCATTTTGGTCAGGGATTAGTGCAGAGAATGCCGAGATGCAGATGGGGCTTCTTCCATGTAGTTAACAATGACTATACACACTGGCAGCTGTATGCCATTGGTGGTAGCATGCACCCTACCATTATTAGCCAGGGCAACCGCTTTATTGCCCCAGACAACCTTTATCTGAAGGAG GTGACCAAGAGGGACTATGCCACAGAAGCTGAATGGAGGAACTGGATATGGAGATCAGAAGGTGATCTATTTATGAATGGAGCCTACTTTGTTCAGTCTGGGCAACCAAATTTAAAGACGAGGCCAAACGATGAATACATGATCCATGCCATGCCTGGAGCGCGTGCTACTAAAATGACACGCTATGCAGGGGCACTGGATTGCTTCCCTGGCCAAAAATGTTAA